From Streptomyces sp. HUAS MG91, the proteins below share one genomic window:
- a CDS encoding PLP-dependent aminotransferase family protein has translation MANEWATSASGQALGIDLHIDPAGAHGLRRGLTDALREAVRGGRLAPGTRLPSSRTLAADLGMARNTVADAYADLVAEGWLTARQGSGTRVAERPVDTPRAAPTPARRAAGPLVHNLQPGTPDLASFPRAAWLKAARRALTAAPNDALGYGDPRGRPELRAALAGYLARARGVHADPERIVICSGFAHGLMLLGEVLRGRGVTDVAVESYGLPPHWLILNRAGLRTRPLPLDQLGTAVAELGSAGAVLLTPAHQFPMGDPLQPDRRAAVVDWARRTGGLVIEDDYDGEFRYDRQPVGALQGLDPHRVVYLGTTSKSLAPGLRLGWMVLPPGLADEVAAAKGVSDWSCGVLDQLTLAEFLNSGAYDRHLRGARLRYRRRRDQLVAALAERAPSVRVTGIAAGLHAVLPLAPGTEDSVVRAAAWQGLGVVGLSSYRHADASGADPLDALVVGYGTPPDHGWGGALDALCRVLP, from the coding sequence ATGGCAAATGAGTGGGCCACTTCGGCGTCCGGGCAGGCGCTCGGGATCGACCTCCACATCGACCCCGCCGGGGCGCACGGGCTGCGGCGCGGGCTGACCGACGCGCTGCGCGAGGCGGTACGCGGCGGGCGCCTCGCCCCCGGCACCCGGCTGCCCTCCTCGCGCACCCTCGCCGCCGACCTGGGCATGGCCCGCAACACCGTCGCCGACGCCTACGCCGATCTCGTCGCCGAGGGCTGGCTCACGGCGCGGCAGGGGTCCGGCACCCGGGTCGCCGAGCGGCCCGTCGACACGCCCCGAGCGGCCCCCACCCCGGCCCGCCGGGCCGCCGGGCCGCTGGTCCACAACCTCCAGCCCGGCACCCCCGACCTCGCTTCCTTCCCCCGCGCCGCCTGGCTCAAGGCGGCCCGCCGCGCCCTGACCGCCGCGCCGAACGACGCCCTCGGCTACGGCGACCCGCGCGGGCGTCCCGAACTGCGCGCCGCGCTCGCCGGGTATCTCGCGCGGGCCCGCGGGGTGCACGCCGATCCCGAGCGCATCGTGATCTGCTCCGGGTTCGCGCACGGGCTGATGCTGCTCGGGGAGGTGCTGCGCGGGCGCGGGGTCACCGATGTCGCCGTCGAGTCGTACGGGCTGCCTCCGCACTGGCTGATCCTGAACCGGGCCGGGCTGCGCACGCGGCCGCTGCCGCTCGACCAACTCGGCACCGCGGTAGCGGAGTTGGGGTCTGCCGGGGCCGTGCTGCTCACCCCCGCCCATCAGTTCCCGATGGGCGATCCGCTCCAGCCCGACCGGCGGGCCGCCGTCGTCGACTGGGCGCGGCGCACCGGCGGGCTCGTCATCGAGGACGACTACGACGGGGAGTTCCGCTACGACCGGCAGCCCGTCGGCGCGCTCCAGGGGCTCGATCCGCACCGGGTCGTCTATCTGGGCACCACCAGCAAGTCGCTCGCGCCGGGGCTGCGGCTGGGGTGGATGGTGCTGCCGCCCGGGCTCGCCGACGAGGTGGCCGCCGCCAAGGGGGTCAGTGACTGGTCGTGCGGGGTGCTCGATCAGCTGACCCTCGCCGAGTTCCTGAACTCCGGGGCCTACGACCGTCATCTGCGGGGCGCTCGACTGCGGTACCGGCGTCGTCGGGATCAGCTGGTCGCCGCGCTGGCCGAACGGGCGCCTTCTGTTCGGGTTACCGGGATCGCGGCCGGGCTGCATGCCGTGCTTCCGCTGGCGCCGGGTACCGAGGACTCCGTGGTGCGGGCTGCCGCCTGGCAGGGGCTCGGGGTGGTGGGGCTGTCCAGTTATCGGCATGCCGACGCCTCCGGCGCGGATCCGCTCGACGCCCTGGTCGTGGGGTACGGGACGCCTCCGGATCATGGGTGGGGTGGGGCGCTGGATGCGCTGTGCCGGGTACTGCCGTAG